GGCGATTGAACGTGGCTGAGCAGGAAGTTATCATTGAGGAAGCGCAGCCTTCAGATGCCAAAGCTTTGATTGATTTACTCAATCAAGTAAATGCAGAAACAGATTTTATCATTTTAGAGAAGAACTTATCTCTTGATGATATGCAGACTTTTTTACGAACACGTGCAGAAGTCTTAAATGAAATTTGTTTGGTTGTTAGAGTTGGTTCTGAGCTTGCGGGAGTGCTTAATATTGTTAGTACGAACTCACCACAAACTAATCATATCGGCGATATTTTCATTGCATTGCAAGAAAAATATTGGGGATACGGGCTTGGTTCGCTTTTAATGGAAGTTGCTCTTGATTGGGCAGAGCAAATGCCAATGATTCGCCGTTTGGAGTTAACAGTTCAAGCTAGAAATAGCAGAGCTGTTCACCTTTATGAAAAGTTCGGTTTTAAGATTGAAGCTATGAAAGAACGTGGCGCAAAAACTAAAGATGGAGAATTTCTTGACGTCTACTTGATGAGTAGGTTGATAGACTAAAAGTAAACAAATGAAACTCGGAAAAAAAATTCTGCTAATGATAGCAGCAATCTTTGTAACAACAATTGTTGCCTTAGGTGTTTATATTACAACAGCTTACAATTTCTCAACAAGTGAGCTTTCAAAAACGTTTAAAGACTACAAGACGTCTGGTTCTAGTAGTAATGCTATTGAGCAAACAAAGCCTATCTCAATCCTTTTAATGGGGGTTGATACGGGAGATTCAGAACGTACGTCAACGTGGGAAGGTAACAGTGACTCTATGATTTTGGTGACTGTTAATCCTGAAACGAAAAAAACAACGATGACTAGTTTGGAACGTGACATTTTGGTGACACTTACTGGACCAGAAGATAATGATATGAATGGCGTTGAAGCTAAATTGAATGCCGCATATGCTTCTGGTGGTGCGCAAATGGCTATCATGACAGTACAAAGTTTGTTGGATATTACTATTGATTACTATGTCCAAATCAACATGCAAGGTTTGGTAGATTTGGTTGATGCTGTTGGTGGTATTACCGTAACCAATAATTTCGATTTTGCCATTTCGATTGCTGAAAATGAACCTGAATATACAGCAACCGTTGAACCTGGTACACACAAGATTAATGGTGAACAAGCTTTGGTTTACGCACGTATGCGTTATGATGACCCAGAAGGTGACTATGGACGTCAAAAACGCCAACGTGAAGTCATTCAAAAAGTCTTGAAGAAAATTTTAGCGCTTGATAGTGTAAGTTCATATAAAAAAATCCTTTCTGCTGTAAGTAGCAATATGCAAACAAATATTGAAATTTCATCTAGCACGATTCCAAGTCTACTTGGTTATACAGATGCTCTGAGTGATATTGAAACCTACCAACTACAAGGTGAGGATGCGACGATTAATGGTACATCATATCAGATTATCACATCAGATCATCTGCTTGAAATTCAAAATAATATCAAGAAACAACTTGGTTTGGATGAAAGTACAACCTTACAAACAACAGCTGTTCTCTATGAAAATCTCTACGGTAGTGGGACATCAAGTTCTTATGATAGTGGCTATGACAGTGGCTATGACAGTGGTTACAGTGATTACAATAGTGGTGGTTATAGCGACTATAGCACAGATACTTATTCTGATTACAGTGCTTATTCATATTAAGATAATAGAAGCTGAGATGAAATCTCAGCTTCTTTAATTTGAAAAATTTGGTCTGATTAATTGCCTTATCAGTGGTTATTGCTTAGTTTTCTTCTTGATATTTTGCTAGCGTTGCTTTGATTTGCTCTAAGCGGCTATTAGTTTCTTGTTCAAAAAGGCGACGTTTGTAATCCAAATCTTGTCTGATTGTTTGAAGTGTTGGAAGCTGGTTGTTAATGTCGTCAATGCTGCG
This sequence is a window from Streptococcus macedonicus ACA-DC 198. Protein-coding genes within it:
- the yhhY gene encoding Acetyltransferase, with the translated sequence MAEQEVIIEEAQPSDAKALIDLLNQVNAETDFIILEKNLSLDDMQTFLRTRAEVLNEICLVVRVGSELAGVLNIVSTNSPQTNHIGDIFIALQEKYWGYGLGSLLMEVALDWAEQMPMIRRLELTVQARNSRAVHLYEKFGFKIEAMKERGAKTKDGEFLDVYLMSRLID
- the brpA gene encoding Cell envelope-associated transcriptional attenuator LytR-CpsA-Psr, subfamily F2 yields the protein MKLGKKILLMIAAIFVTTIVALGVYITTAYNFSTSELSKTFKDYKTSGSSSNAIEQTKPISILLMGVDTGDSERTSTWEGNSDSMILVTVNPETKKTTMTSLERDILVTLTGPEDNDMNGVEAKLNAAYASGGAQMAIMTVQSLLDITIDYYVQINMQGLVDLVDAVGGITVTNNFDFAISIAENEPEYTATVEPGTHKINGEQALVYARMRYDDPEGDYGRQKRQREVIQKVLKKILALDSVSSYKKILSAVSSNMQTNIEISSSTIPSLLGYTDALSDIETYQLQGEDATINGTSYQIITSDHLLEIQNNIKKQLGLDESTTLQTTAVLYENLYGSGTSSSYDSGYDSGYDSGYSDYNSGGYSDYSTDTYSDYSAYSY